A section of the Polynucleobacter sp. AP-Jannik-300A-C4 genome encodes:
- a CDS encoding DUF3619 family protein, which produces MNRNQDILNPTEADQFGQSAAALLRQGSQSLPAGIKDRLYAARLKALSVKKPEKVRIKQYVLASTSGNWSSGSRSFWNNVGWVIPLVVLVFGLVGIAQWQDNSRINDIAELDAALLSDDVPPDAYADSGFMRFLKNGPLADAEQDGLDTPKSPS; this is translated from the coding sequence GTGAACCGCAATCAAGATATCCTAAACCCAACAGAAGCTGACCAATTTGGCCAGTCCGCTGCTGCCCTGCTCCGCCAAGGGTCTCAATCCTTGCCAGCTGGCATCAAAGATCGTCTGTATGCAGCGCGCTTAAAAGCGCTTTCCGTAAAAAAACCAGAAAAAGTGCGTATCAAACAATATGTTTTGGCCAGCACCTCTGGGAACTGGTCTTCGGGTTCTCGTTCTTTTTGGAATAACGTGGGCTGGGTGATCCCTCTTGTTGTTCTTGTTTTTGGCTTAGTCGGAATTGCCCAATGGCAAGATAACTCCCGGATTAATGACATTGCCGAGTTAGATGCAGCCCTGTTAAGCGACGATGTACCCCCTGATGCCTATGCTGATAGCGGCTTTATGCGCTTCCTCAAGAATGGCCCCTTAGCCGATGCAGAGCAAGATGGCTTGGATACACCCAAATCACCTTCTTAA
- a CDS encoding RNA polymerase sigma factor: protein MASPQELSDFLSSVEQRAFKQAVYAVRDDDAALDIVQDAMIKLSEKYGDRPAAELPLVFTRILQNRIHDWFRRQKVRNTWVTLFSNMGKKSDENDDFDPLESLSAPDDSEIHQDGAFKLERSQLLESLESEISKLPVRQREAFLMRYWDELSITETALAMSCSEGSVKTHCSRATQALAKALKLKGITL, encoded by the coding sequence ATGGCTTCACCCCAAGAACTTTCTGACTTCCTCAGCAGTGTTGAGCAGCGTGCTTTCAAGCAAGCTGTCTATGCTGTGCGAGATGACGATGCAGCCTTAGATATTGTTCAAGATGCCATGATTAAGTTGTCTGAAAAATATGGTGACCGCCCCGCAGCCGAGCTACCACTGGTTTTCACCAGAATTCTGCAAAACCGTATTCATGACTGGTTTAGACGTCAAAAGGTTCGCAATACCTGGGTAACCCTATTCTCCAATATGGGCAAGAAATCAGATGAAAATGATGATTTCGACCCCTTAGAGTCACTTTCCGCCCCGGATGACAGTGAAATTCACCAAGATGGTGCCTTTAAGCTGGAGCGAAGTCAGCTTTTGGAGTCCCTAGAGTCAGAAATATCAAAATTACCTGTCCGTCAACGAGAAGCCTTCCTGATGCGTTATTGGGATGAGCTAAGTATTACTGAAACTGCCCTTGCTATGAGTTGTAGCGAGGGAAGCGTCAAAACCCACTGCTCAAGAGCTACCCAAGCTCTAGCTAAAGCATTGAAATTAAAAGGAATTACGCTGTGA
- a CDS encoding acetolactate synthase 3 catalytic subunit, giving the protein MNTSSAEFLASKANQDTANPNSTANAPEMIGAEMLVKALHKEGVEYVWGYPGGSVLFIYDEIFKQDKFEHILVRHEQAAVHAADGYARATGKVGVALVTSGPGVTNAVTGIATAYTDSIPMVVISGNVPTYAIGEDAFQEADTVGITRPVVKHNFLVKDVKDLPLVIKKAFHIAQTGRPGPVLIDIPKDVSAAKGPFVYPDTLEMRSYNPVIKGHSGQIRKAVSLLQEAERPYIYTGGGVILADAAPELKEFADLLGYPVTNTLMGLGGFPGTSPQFLGMLGMHGTYEANMAMQHSDVLIAIGARFDDRVIGNTTHFASHPRKIIHIDIDPSVISKRVKVDVPIVGNLKEVLQEMTAQLKAAGPRKNDAKLAAWWEQINEWRKKDCLKYDEASQIVKPQYVVQKLWELTGGDAFICSDVGQHQMWAAQFYKFDKPRRWINSGGLGTMGVGLPYAMGIKKAFPDKDVFTITGEGSIQMCIQELSTCKQYDTPVKIVSLNNRYLGMVRQWQELTYNKRYSSSYMDSLPDFVKLAEAFGHVGMRIEKKSDVEGALKEAIRLKDRTVFMDFQTDPEENVWPMVQAGKGITEMLLGSEDL; this is encoded by the coding sequence ATGAATACAAGCAGCGCCGAATTTTTAGCTTCTAAAGCTAACCAAGACACAGCAAACCCAAATTCCACAGCGAATGCGCCTGAAATGATTGGCGCCGAGATGTTGGTGAAGGCATTGCACAAAGAGGGTGTTGAATATGTTTGGGGTTACCCAGGCGGTTCAGTTCTCTTCATCTACGATGAAATCTTTAAGCAGGACAAGTTTGAACATATTCTTGTTCGTCATGAGCAAGCAGCAGTTCATGCGGCCGATGGCTATGCGCGCGCAACCGGTAAGGTTGGCGTTGCTCTAGTCACTTCAGGTCCAGGTGTTACCAATGCGGTTACCGGCATTGCTACTGCTTACACTGACTCCATCCCAATGGTGGTCATTAGCGGCAACGTGCCTACGTATGCAATTGGTGAAGATGCTTTCCAGGAAGCGGATACCGTTGGTATTACTCGCCCAGTGGTGAAGCATAATTTCTTAGTGAAGGATGTAAAAGACCTTCCTTTAGTGATTAAGAAAGCTTTTCACATCGCCCAAACAGGTCGGCCAGGCCCAGTATTGATCGACATCCCTAAGGATGTCTCCGCTGCGAAGGGGCCATTTGTTTATCCAGATACCTTGGAGATGCGTTCTTATAACCCGGTAATCAAAGGGCATAGTGGGCAGATTCGTAAGGCAGTTTCTTTATTGCAAGAAGCAGAGCGCCCATACATCTATACCGGTGGTGGCGTTATCTTGGCTGATGCTGCACCTGAGTTAAAAGAGTTTGCTGATTTGCTGGGCTATCCAGTAACCAATACCTTGATGGGTCTTGGTGGATTTCCTGGTACGAGTCCTCAGTTCCTCGGTATGCTCGGTATGCACGGTACTTACGAAGCCAATATGGCGATGCAGCACAGCGATGTGTTGATTGCGATTGGCGCTCGTTTTGATGACCGCGTGATCGGTAATACCACGCACTTTGCAAGCCATCCTCGCAAGATTATTCATATTGATATCGATCCCTCCGTGATTTCAAAGCGGGTGAAAGTGGATGTACCTATCGTTGGTAATCTCAAGGAAGTATTGCAAGAGATGACTGCTCAGCTTAAAGCTGCTGGTCCACGTAAGAATGATGCCAAGTTAGCGGCATGGTGGGAGCAGATTAACGAGTGGCGCAAAAAAGATTGCCTGAAGTACGACGAAGCTTCGCAAATTGTGAAGCCTCAGTACGTTGTTCAGAAGTTATGGGAGCTTACTGGTGGCGATGCATTCATTTGCTCTGACGTAGGTCAGCATCAAATGTGGGCCGCTCAGTTCTATAAGTTTGATAAGCCCCGTCGTTGGATTAACTCTGGTGGTCTGGGTACGATGGGCGTTGGCTTGCCGTATGCCATGGGTATCAAGAAGGCATTCCCTGATAAAGATGTATTCACCATTACAGGTGAGGGTTCGATTCAGATGTGTATTCAAGAGTTGTCTACTTGTAAACAGTACGACACGCCTGTGAAGATCGTGTCATTGAACAACCGTTACCTCGGTATGGTTCGTCAATGGCAAGAGCTAACTTATAACAAGCGCTATTCCAGTTCGTATATGGATTCTTTGCCAGACTTTGTGAAGCTGGCAGAGGCTTTTGGCCACGTTGGTATGCGCATTGAGAAAAAGTCTGATGTTGAAGGCGCTCTGAAAGAAGCGATTCGTTTAAAAGATCGCACTGTGTTTATGGATTTCCAGACCGACCCAGAAGAAAACGTTTGGCCAATGGTTCAAGCGGGTAAGGGTATTACTGAAATGCTTTTGGGTAGCGAGGATCTCTAA
- the ilvN gene encoding acetolactate synthase small subunit, with translation MRHIISVLIENEPGALSRVVGLFSARGYNIETLSVAPTEDPSLSRMTIVTIGSEDVIEQITKHLNRLVEVVKVFDLTEGPHIERELMMIKVRAVGKEREELKRTTDIFRGRIIDVTDKSYTIELTGDGAKLDAFIDSIDRASILETVRSGGSGIGRGERILKV, from the coding sequence ATGCGACATATTATTTCTGTATTGATAGAGAACGAACCAGGCGCATTGTCCCGAGTTGTTGGCTTGTTCTCTGCACGTGGTTACAACATTGAAACCTTAAGTGTTGCACCTACTGAAGATCCATCGCTTTCTCGTATGACGATAGTCACGATTGGCTCTGAGGATGTGATTGAGCAAATTACAAAACACTTAAATCGCTTGGTTGAAGTGGTGAAGGTATTTGATTTGACTGAAGGTCCTCATATCGAGCGTGAGTTGATGATGATTAAAGTTCGCGCGGTAGGTAAGGAGCGTGAAGAGTTGAAGCGTACAACGGATATCTTCCGTGGTCGCATCATTGATGTGACTGATAAGAGCTACACCATTGAATTGACTGGTGATGGCGCTAAATTGGATGCCTTTATTGATTCGATTGATCGTGCATCAATTCTGGAAACTGTCCGTTCGGGTGGTTCTGGTATTGGGCGCGGTGAACGCATTCTCAAGGTTTAA
- the ilvC gene encoding ketol-acid reductoisomerase produces the protein MKVFYDKDADLSLIKGKKVTIIGYGSQGHAHALNLKDSGCNVTVGLRKDGASWSKAANAGLTVKEVGEAVKDADVVMMLLPDEQIAEVYNKEVHPNIKQGAALAFAHGFNVHYGQVQPRADLDVIMIAPKAPGHTVRGTYAQGGGVPHLIAVYQDKSGSARDVALSYATANGGGRAGIIETNFREETETDLFGEQAVLCGGAVELIKAGFETLVEAGYAPEMAYFECLHELKLIVDLIYEGGIANMNYSISNNAEYGEYVTGPRVVTEDTKNAMRQCLKDIQTGEYAKSFILENKAGAPTLISRRRLNAEHDIEIVGAKLRAMMPWIAKNKLVDQTKN, from the coding sequence ATGAAAGTTTTTTACGATAAAGACGCTGATTTGTCCCTCATTAAAGGCAAAAAAGTCACCATCATTGGTTACGGTTCACAGGGCCACGCACATGCTTTGAATCTCAAAGATTCAGGTTGCAACGTGACTGTTGGTTTACGTAAAGACGGTGCTTCTTGGAGCAAAGCTGCGAATGCTGGCTTGACAGTTAAAGAGGTTGGCGAAGCTGTTAAAGATGCAGATGTAGTCATGATGCTCTTGCCTGATGAGCAAATCGCTGAGGTGTACAACAAAGAAGTACATCCAAATATCAAGCAAGGCGCTGCATTGGCATTCGCTCACGGCTTTAACGTTCACTACGGTCAAGTTCAGCCACGTGCCGACTTGGACGTCATCATGATTGCCCCTAAAGCACCAGGCCACACTGTTCGCGGAACTTATGCTCAAGGTGGCGGTGTTCCACATTTGATCGCTGTATACCAAGATAAATCTGGCTCTGCTCGTGATGTTGCTTTGTCATATGCAACAGCAAACGGTGGTGGTCGTGCCGGCATTATTGAAACGAACTTCCGTGAAGAAACTGAAACTGACTTGTTCGGTGAGCAGGCTGTTCTTTGTGGTGGCGCAGTCGAGTTGATTAAGGCTGGTTTTGAAACTTTGGTTGAGGCTGGTTACGCTCCTGAAATGGCTTACTTCGAGTGCTTGCATGAACTCAAGTTGATTGTTGACTTGATCTACGAAGGTGGTATCGCCAACATGAACTACTCTATCTCTAATAACGCTGAGTACGGTGAGTATGTGACTGGCCCACGTGTTGTAACGGAAGATACTAAGAATGCAATGCGTCAGTGCTTGAAAGATATTCAGACTGGTGAGTACGCTAAGAGCTTCATCTTGGAAAACAAAGCAGGCGCACCTACTTTGATTTCACGTCGTCGTTTGAATGCTGAGCATGATATTGAGATAGTTGGTGCTAAGTTGCGCGCGATGATGCCTTGGATTGCAAAGAACAAGTTGGTTGACCAAACTAAGAACTAA
- a CDS encoding phosphatidylserine decarboxylase: MMYPHPIIAKEGWPYLALVGAITLLVHYLGGIAWSWPLWIIFTFVLQFFRDPQRIAAIGRDLVLSPADGRIVVVEKANDPYAGREALKISVFMNVFNVHSNRSAVNGLVKEIQYFPGKFVNADLDKASTENERNAVVIDANGQIVTLVQVAGLIARRILCYIHVGDRLKAGERYGFIRFGSRVDVYLPLTAEPLVTVGDKVFATNTALARVPGLD; this comes from the coding sequence ATGATGTATCCGCACCCCATTATTGCGAAAGAAGGTTGGCCGTATTTGGCATTAGTGGGGGCTATTACTTTGCTAGTCCACTACCTGGGTGGTATTGCGTGGTCATGGCCTTTGTGGATCATCTTTACCTTTGTTCTGCAGTTCTTCCGCGATCCACAGCGCATTGCTGCCATCGGTCGTGACTTAGTTTTATCTCCAGCTGACGGCCGTATTGTCGTTGTGGAAAAAGCCAATGACCCTTATGCGGGTCGTGAAGCTTTGAAGATTAGTGTTTTCATGAATGTATTTAACGTTCACTCCAACCGTAGCGCAGTCAATGGCTTGGTAAAAGAGATTCAGTATTTCCCTGGCAAGTTTGTGAATGCCGATCTAGATAAAGCCTCTACTGAGAATGAGCGTAATGCTGTGGTGATTGATGCCAATGGCCAAATCGTGACTTTGGTTCAAGTTGCAGGGCTTATTGCCCGCCGTATTCTCTGTTATATCCATGTGGGCGATAGACTTAAAGCAGGTGAGCGATACGGCTTTATTCGCTTTGGCTCTCGTGTCGATGTATATTTACCCTTAACAGCCGAGCCTTTGGTCACTGTTGGTGATAAGGTTTTTGCTACGAATACTGCATTAGCTCGCGTACCCGGCTTAGATTAA
- the pssA gene encoding CDP-diacylglycerol--serine O-phosphatidyltransferase, protein MSTFRRRGRIDRSRLARTRTDRTQDEWAEDLGDEIDFEVEDLHENKTRKRSKGIYLLPNAFTTAALFCGFFAIVNAMNHQFEMAAIAIFASLVLDGMDGRVARMTNTQSAFGEQYDSLADMVSFGVAPALVAYEWALKDLGKWGWLAAFTYCAGAALRLARFNVNTGVVDKKFFQGLPSPAAGSLMAGFIWLADDNKIPVRDSAIPWITFFLAVYAGLTMVSNARFYSGKALDVRYRVPFGVMVLMILTFVLISSNPPLTLFGLFVVYSISGYIIWAWERLSGRRFS, encoded by the coding sequence TTGAGTACATTTCGTCGTCGTGGCCGCATTGACCGTAGTCGCTTGGCACGCACCCGCACCGATCGCACTCAAGATGAGTGGGCGGAGGATCTTGGTGATGAAATTGATTTCGAAGTAGAAGACTTGCACGAGAATAAGACGCGTAAACGCAGCAAAGGTATTTACCTGCTTCCCAATGCATTCACTACTGCAGCCTTGTTCTGCGGTTTCTTTGCTATCGTCAATGCGATGAACCATCAGTTTGAGATGGCCGCGATTGCCATCTTTGCATCTTTGGTTTTGGATGGCATGGATGGTCGTGTTGCACGAATGACAAATACCCAAAGTGCTTTTGGCGAACAGTACGACTCTTTGGCTGACATGGTGTCATTTGGCGTAGCTCCAGCGCTTGTGGCTTATGAGTGGGCTCTAAAAGATTTAGGTAAGTGGGGTTGGTTAGCTGCCTTTACCTATTGCGCCGGTGCTGCTTTGCGCTTGGCCCGTTTTAACGTCAATACCGGTGTTGTTGATAAGAAGTTTTTCCAGGGCTTGCCAAGTCCAGCTGCTGGCTCATTAATGGCTGGTTTTATCTGGTTGGCTGATGACAATAAGATCCCGGTACGCGACAGTGCGATTCCGTGGATTACTTTCTTCTTGGCTGTTTACGCTGGTTTGACAATGGTGTCCAATGCTCGTTTTTATAGTGGTAAGGCCTTGGATGTTCGCTATCGGGTTCCATTTGGTGTAATGGTCTTAATGATCCTTACCTTTGTGTTGATTTCATCCAACCCTCCTTTAACTCTATTTGGCCTCTTTGTGGTGTATTCCATTTCAGGTTATATCATTTGGGCGTGGGAACGACTGAGTGGTCGCCGTTTTAGCTAA
- a CDS encoding 2-isopropylmalate synthase: MSDKVIIFDTTLRDGEQSPGASMTKDEKVRIARQLERLKVDVIEAGFAASSEGDFQAISAVAAAVKDSIVCSLARANDKDITRAADALKAANAKRIHAFLATSPLHMAVKLRMSPEEVLEQAKRSIRFARNLAEDIEFSAEDGYRSEMDFLCRVVEAVINEGATTINIPDTVGYATPELYGEFIKTLRTRVPNSDKAVWSVHCHNDLGMAVANSLAGVKIGGARQIECTINGLGERAGNTALEEIVMALRTRKDYFEMVCGIDATQIVPASKLVSQITGFVVQPNKAVVGANAFAHTSGIHQDGILKNRDTYEIMRAEDVGWSANKIVLGKLSGRNAFKQRLQELGIAIEAEADLNEAFVRFKSLADQKSEIFDEDIIAIMSDSAAAEEGEFYKFISLSQHSETGERPKSKVTFRVGDKETSSESEGNGPVDASLNAIEEVVKSGAEQLLYSVNAITSGTQSQGEVTVRLAKGGRIVNGVGTDPDIIAASAKAYLSALNKLHDPSQAKLNAQMTP; this comes from the coding sequence ATGAGCGACAAAGTAATCATTTTTGATACCACCTTGCGTGATGGCGAGCAGTCGCCTGGTGCCTCAATGACCAAGGATGAGAAGGTTCGTATTGCACGCCAATTGGAACGTCTTAAGGTAGACGTGATCGAGGCTGGATTTGCTGCAAGCTCTGAGGGTGATTTTCAGGCTATCTCTGCGGTTGCTGCTGCCGTTAAAGATTCCATCGTATGCTCACTCGCACGCGCCAATGACAAAGACATTACGAGAGCAGCGGATGCTTTGAAAGCTGCTAATGCAAAACGCATTCATGCATTCTTAGCCACTAGCCCATTGCATATGGCAGTGAAGTTGCGGATGTCTCCAGAGGAAGTATTAGAGCAAGCGAAGCGTTCTATTCGTTTTGCCCGAAATTTGGCTGAAGATATTGAGTTCTCGGCGGAAGATGGCTATCGCTCAGAAATGGATTTCTTGTGCAGGGTAGTTGAGGCGGTAATTAATGAAGGTGCAACTACCATCAACATCCCCGATACTGTAGGTTATGCCACACCTGAGTTGTATGGAGAGTTCATTAAAACTTTGCGTACCCGCGTCCCGAATTCAGATAAAGCAGTATGGTCTGTTCATTGCCACAATGACTTGGGTATGGCTGTTGCTAATTCATTGGCTGGCGTGAAGATTGGCGGCGCTCGTCAAATTGAGTGCACCATTAACGGCTTGGGTGAGCGTGCTGGTAATACAGCCCTGGAAGAAATTGTGATGGCCTTGCGCACACGCAAGGACTACTTCGAGATGGTGTGCGGCATTGATGCTACCCAGATTGTTCCGGCATCCAAATTGGTATCGCAAATTACTGGTTTTGTTGTTCAGCCAAACAAGGCAGTCGTTGGCGCTAATGCTTTTGCACATACCTCCGGTATTCACCAAGATGGCATCTTGAAGAATCGCGATACCTATGAAATCATGCGCGCTGAAGATGTGGGTTGGTCTGCTAATAAGATCGTGTTGGGCAAGCTGTCGGGTCGCAATGCATTCAAACAGCGTTTACAAGAGTTGGGTATTGCAATTGAAGCTGAAGCAGATTTGAATGAAGCATTTGTTCGCTTCAAATCATTAGCCGATCAAAAATCAGAAATCTTTGATGAAGACATTATTGCCATCATGTCGGATTCTGCTGCAGCAGAAGAGGGTGAGTTTTATAAATTTATCTCCTTGAGTCAGCATTCTGAAACGGGTGAGCGTCCAAAATCTAAAGTCACCTTCCGGGTTGGCGATAAAGAGACAAGCTCCGAGTCTGAAGGTAATGGACCAGTTGATGCCAGCCTGAACGCGATTGAAGAAGTGGTGAAGAGTGGGGCAGAGCAATTGCTTTACTCGGTCAACGCAATCACTTCAGGTACGCAGTCTCAGGGTGAGGTGACTGTGCGTTTGGCTAAGGGCGGGCGTATTGTGAACGGCGTTGGAACTGATCCAGACATCATTGCCGCTTCAGCAAAAGCGTATTTATCTGCGCTCAATAAATTGCATGATCCGAGTCAAGCTAAGCTCAATGCGCAGATGACGCCTTAA
- a CDS encoding YSC84-related protein: MKIFIAGGGTGSGVVIQKDGLKPIYMNMAEVQAGLGFGIKSFQNIFVFQTKAALNDFVNSGWTFGGQMTAAAKYEKDGDAYQDAVVVAPGVLMYQLTDSGLAAEITGKGTKYYKNTDLDK; encoded by the coding sequence ATGAAGATATTCATTGCAGGCGGAGGTACCGGCAGCGGCGTAGTCATCCAAAAGGATGGGCTTAAGCCAATTTATATGAATATGGCTGAAGTACAAGCTGGTCTTGGCTTTGGAATTAAGTCATTCCAGAACATCTTTGTATTTCAGACAAAAGCTGCCTTAAATGACTTCGTCAATTCCGGCTGGACCTTTGGCGGTCAAATGACTGCAGCCGCCAAATACGAAAAAGATGGCGATGCCTACCAAGATGCAGTGGTCGTTGCGCCCGGCGTGTTGATGTACCAATTGACTGACTCGGGCCTTGCCGCTGAAATCACCGGCAAGGGCACCAAGTATTACAAAAATACAGACCTCGATAAATAA
- the rpsO gene encoding 30S ribosomal protein S15, producing the protein MAVADIKTAEIVKENARSANDTGSPEVQVSLLTARINELTPHFKANAKDHHSRRGLLKMVSRRRRLLDYLKGKDLGRYRALIEKLGLRK; encoded by the coding sequence ATGGCAGTTGCTGATATTAAAACGGCGGAAATCGTCAAAGAAAACGCGCGCAGCGCAAACGATACAGGTAGCCCTGAAGTTCAAGTTTCATTGCTAACAGCCCGTATCAATGAATTAACCCCCCATTTCAAAGCTAACGCTAAGGATCATCACAGCCGTCGTGGTTTGTTGAAGATGGTTTCACGCCGTCGCCGCCTCTTGGATTATCTCAAGGGCAAGGATTTGGGTCGCTACCGCGCATTGATCGAGAAATTAGGTCTCCGTAAGTAA
- the pnp gene encoding polyribonucleotide nucleotidyltransferase, protein MTMFKKAVKTFQWGNHQVTMETGEIARQSGGAVIVNVDDTVVMGTVVASKSAKPGQLFFPLTVDYLEKTYAAGKIPGGFFRREGRPSEGETLISRLIDRPLRPLFPEGFLNEVQVVVHVLSINPDVPADIPALIAASAALAVSGIPFAGPVGAARVGYANGQYLLNPTRTEQATSEMDLIVAGTQAAVLMVESEANQLSEEVMLGAVVYGHDQMQTAINAINDLVREAGKPEWDWTAAPKDEPFIAKVTALAEAPLREAYQIRQKGARSDKLKEISKTVLAKLAEEGDVDAVAVSDIMFEIEAKIVRSQILNGEPRIDGRDTRTVRPIEIRNGVLPRTHGSALFTRGETQALVVATLGTARDEQIIDALEGEYRDRFMFHYNMPPFATGETGRVGSPKRREIGHGRLAKRALIPVLPSAEDFAYSIRVVSEITESNGSSSMASVCGGCLAMMDAGVPVKAHVAGVAMGLILDGNRFAVLTDILGDEDHLGDMDFKVAGTANGITALQMDIKVQGITKEIMQVALAQAKEGRLHILSKMQEAMGSVRTELSAHAPRMVSFKIHPDKIREVIGKGGATIQALTKETGCSIDIKDDGTVTIASTSAEGMAEAKARIEGITAEAEVGKIYEGPVVKLLEFGALVNILPGKDGLLHISEISNERVKEVKDYLAEGQVVRVKLLAADERGRLRLSLKAAMADEGGTIAPLAGATEAAPASGETA, encoded by the coding sequence ATGACGATGTTTAAAAAAGCAGTAAAAACGTTTCAATGGGGTAACCATCAAGTAACTATGGAAACAGGCGAGATCGCTCGCCAATCTGGTGGTGCTGTCATCGTTAACGTTGATGACACAGTAGTGATGGGTACGGTTGTAGCTTCTAAATCAGCGAAGCCAGGCCAGTTATTTTTCCCATTGACTGTTGATTACCTCGAAAAAACTTACGCTGCAGGAAAAATTCCTGGTGGCTTCTTCCGTCGTGAAGGTCGTCCATCAGAAGGCGAGACATTGATCTCCCGTTTGATCGATCGCCCATTGCGCCCTTTATTTCCAGAAGGCTTCTTAAATGAAGTTCAGGTAGTGGTGCATGTGTTGTCTATCAACCCGGATGTGCCTGCGGATATTCCTGCATTGATCGCTGCTTCTGCAGCTTTAGCAGTTTCAGGCATTCCATTTGCTGGTCCAGTCGGCGCAGCGCGTGTTGGTTACGCTAACGGCCAATATCTCTTGAATCCTACTCGTACAGAGCAAGCTACTAGCGAAATGGATTTGATTGTTGCTGGTACGCAAGCTGCTGTATTGATGGTTGAGTCAGAAGCCAATCAGTTGTCAGAAGAAGTGATGTTGGGTGCGGTTGTATATGGTCATGACCAAATGCAAACTGCGATCAATGCAATCAATGATTTAGTGCGCGAAGCTGGTAAGCCAGAGTGGGATTGGACTGCTGCTCCTAAAGATGAGCCATTCATTGCTAAGGTCACTGCACTAGCTGAAGCGCCATTGCGTGAGGCTTATCAGATTCGTCAAAAGGGCGCCCGTTCAGACAAGCTCAAAGAGATTTCTAAAACAGTTTTAGCGAAGTTAGCAGAAGAGGGTGATGTTGATGCAGTTGCTGTTAGCGACATCATGTTTGAAATCGAGGCGAAGATTGTTCGTAGCCAGATTTTGAATGGCGAGCCACGTATTGATGGTCGCGACACACGCACTGTTCGTCCGATTGAAATTCGTAATGGCGTATTGCCACGTACCCACGGTTCAGCATTGTTTACTCGCGGTGAGACACAGGCACTCGTAGTAGCTACTTTGGGTACTGCGCGTGATGAGCAGATCATTGATGCACTCGAAGGTGAGTACCGTGATCGCTTCATGTTCCACTACAACATGCCTCCGTTTGCTACTGGTGAAACTGGCCGTGTAGGTAGCCCTAAGCGTCGTGAAATTGGTCACGGTCGTTTGGCTAAGCGCGCATTGATTCCAGTATTGCCAAGCGCAGAAGATTTCGCGTACAGCATTCGTGTGGTTTCAGAAATCACTGAGTCTAATGGCTCTTCTTCAATGGCTTCTGTTTGTGGTGGCTGCTTAGCAATGATGGATGCTGGTGTTCCAGTGAAGGCACACGTTGCTGGTGTTGCGATGGGCTTGATTTTGGACGGTAACCGTTTTGCTGTGTTAACAGATATCTTGGGTGATGAAGATCACTTAGGCGATATGGACTTTAAAGTAGCGGGTACTGCTAACGGTATTACTGCTTTGCAAATGGACATTAAAGTTCAAGGCATCACTAAAGAAATTATGCAAGTTGCATTGGCTCAAGCTAAAGAAGGTCGCTTGCATATTTTGAGCAAGATGCAAGAAGCGATGGGTTCAGTTCGTACTGAATTGTCTGCACATGCTCCACGCATGGTTTCTTTCAAGATTCATCCAGACAAGATTCGTGAAGTAATCGGCAAGGGCGGCGCAACAATTCAAGCCTTGACTAAAGAAACCGGTTGCAGCATCGATATTAAAGATGACGGTACAGTAACAATCGCATCTACTTCTGCTGAAGGTATGGCTGAAGCAAAAGCGCGTATCGAAGGCATTACTGCTGAAGCTGAAGTAGGCAAGATCTACGAAGGCCCAGTTGTGAAGTTGCTTGAGTTCGGTGCTTTGGTAAACATTCTTCCTGGCAAAGATGGTCTCTTACACATCTCAGAAATTTCTAATGAGCGTGTAAAAGAAGTTAAGGACTATTTAGCAGAGGGCCAAGTAGTGCGCGTGAAGTTGTTGGCTGCTGATGAGCGTGGTCGTTTGCGTTTATCTCTTAAAGCTGCAATGGCTGATGAAGGTGGCACGATTGCTCCTTTGGCTGGCGCGACTGAGGCTGCCCCTGCATCTGGCGAAACTGCTTAA